In the genome of Apostichopus japonicus isolate 1M-3 chromosome 15, ASM3797524v1, whole genome shotgun sequence, one region contains:
- the LOC139981304 gene encoding fibrinogen-like protein A, with amino-acid sequence MDPGQLFVNFILVSSFSVEISSAGNLCEGQFRTSPREDIDPCPPNQVQSTCKCEGSCANPSCSRTCTDITTCVCPTGYLMLNDDCVPLQECGCYMRHEQTGSETVLPEGETYTSPSCDKTCVCKNDYLICNVTEGCDPKADCEYRDDIPQCYCRQEYIGDGLKCYYSDCTQLFNDGENASGVYQMKPTNWTGPPFEVYCDMTNGGGWTVFQRQMNDAQDFYLYWSDYKAGFGNLSENFWLGNEKIYSLTKQRRYELRVDMINVNNVPLYAVYDSFNITDESQEYTLRLGNYVGDAGNALSYHNNFPFTTRDNDNDDTDYSSFNSDQNNLGVQFQGGWWYRQMADIDFSSLNSPYGTDKKFWLSSPEYEHVIRYSDMKIRAIA; translated from the exons ATGGATCCAGGACAACTGTTTGTGAATTTCATCCTCGTGTCGAGTTTTTCAGTCGAAATTTCATCAGCGGGTA ATTTGTGTGAAGGTCAATTTCGAACTTCGCCAAGAGAAG ACATCGATCCATGTCCACCTAATCAAGTACAAAGTACCTGTAAATGTGAGGGTTCTTGTGCAAATCCCTCTTGCAGCAGGACATGTACTGATATTACAACATGTGTGTGTCCTACTGGTTATTTGATGCTAAATGATGATTGCGTCCCACTACAAGAGTGCGGATGTTACATGAGGCATGAACAAACAGGGAGCGAAACGGTATTACCG GAAGGAGAAACTTACACCTCTCCAAGCTGTGATAAGACATGTGTTTGCAAAAATGATTACCTCATATGTAACGTCACCGAAGGTTGTGATCCTAAAGCAGATTGCGAATATAGGGACGACATACCGCAGTGTTATTGTCGTCAGGAATACATCGGAGATGGTCTGAAATGCTACTATTCTGATTGTACGCAATTGTTTAATGACGGAGAAAATGCCAGCGGTGTGTATCAAATGAAACCTACTAATTGGACTGGTCCTCCGTTTGAGGTGTACTGCGATATGACCAATGGAGGAGGCTGGACG GTATTCCAACGACAAATGAACGACGCTCAAGATTTTTATCTGTATTGGAGTGATTACAAAGCAGGCTTTGGTAATCTAAGTGAGAACTTCTGGCTTGGAAACGAGAAGATCTACAGCTTGACAAAGCAAAGACGATATGAGCTGCGAGTCGACATGATTAATGTTAACAATGTTCCTTTATACGCCGTATATGATTCCTTTAACATTACCGACGAATCACAAGAATATACTCTACGGCTTGGGAACTACGTTGGGGATGCAG GTAACGCGTTATCCTACCATAATAACTTCCCGTTCACCACAAGAGACAATGATAACGATGATACCGACTACAGTTCCTTCAACTCGGACCAAAACAATTTAGGTGTTCAATTTCAAGGTGGATGGTGGTACAGACAGATGGCAGATATCGATTTCTCCTCTCTCAACAGCCCCTATGGGACTGACAAGAAGTTTTGGTTGAGTAGTCCAGAATACGAACACGTAATCCGTTATTCAGACATGAAAATCAGGGCAATCGCTTAG